In the genome of Xanthobacteraceae bacterium, one region contains:
- a CDS encoding DUF2244 domain-containing protein, which translates to MNASNPIPEPQLLYERLSPHRSLSPRGFAILMLTLGAASFVVGLAFLLMGAWPIFGFLGLDVFLVWLAFRANFRSARAFEEILVTPVRLVWRKVSARGEQREDTMNPRWVRLDTTSDELSGVTRIALTERRITRVIGAFLPPVQKERLAKSLASALATAKR; encoded by the coding sequence ATGAACGCGAGCAACCCGATTCCGGAGCCACAGCTCCTGTACGAGCGGCTATCCCCGCATCGCTCGCTCAGCCCGCGCGGCTTCGCGATTTTGATGCTGACGCTCGGCGCGGCCAGCTTCGTGGTCGGCCTTGCTTTCCTCCTGATGGGCGCGTGGCCGATCTTTGGCTTTCTGGGCCTCGACGTTTTTCTGGTGTGGCTCGCGTTCCGCGCGAACTTCCGCTCGGCGCGGGCGTTCGAGGAAATCCTGGTCACCCCGGTACGGCTGGTCTGGCGCAAGGTATCCGCGCGCGGCGAGCAGCGCGAAGACACCATGAACCCGCGCTGGGTGCGCCTCGATACGACCTCCGACGAATTGTCGGGCGTTACCCGCATCGCGCTGACCGAACGCCGCATTACGCGCGTGATCGGCGCATTCCTGCCACCGGTGCAGAAAGAGCGTCTCGCGAAGTCGCTCGCCTCCGCGCTCGCGACCGCGAAGCGATAA
- the nth gene encoding endonuclease III, with product MGKKATAKKRTTIPAKTKKAATPRRWNEREVAEAFTRWEKANPHPKGELESVNNFTLLVAVVLSAQATDAGVNKATRALFKVADTPEKMAALGEEKLRDYIKTIGLYKGKAKNVIALSRMLIERHNGEVPKTREELQALPGAGRKTANVVLNIAFGEPTMAVDTHVFRVSNRTGLAPGKNPLEVELELNRVIPARFMTHAHHWLILHGRYTCLARNPKCPACIVNDLCRWPEKTL from the coding sequence ATGGGCAAAAAAGCGACCGCCAAAAAACGCACGACCATCCCGGCGAAGACCAAGAAAGCGGCAACGCCCCGTCGCTGGAACGAGCGGGAAGTCGCCGAGGCGTTCACGCGCTGGGAGAAAGCCAACCCGCATCCGAAGGGCGAACTGGAATCGGTCAATAATTTTACGCTGCTGGTCGCGGTCGTGCTTTCGGCGCAGGCGACCGACGCCGGCGTGAACAAGGCCACGCGCGCGCTTTTCAAGGTCGCCGACACGCCGGAGAAGATGGCGGCGCTCGGCGAGGAAAAGCTGCGCGACTACATCAAGACCATCGGTCTCTATAAGGGCAAGGCGAAGAACGTGATCGCGCTCTCGCGCATGCTGATCGAGCGGCACAACGGCGAAGTGCCGAAGACCCGCGAGGAATTGCAGGCGCTCCCCGGCGCGGGCCGGAAAACCGCGAACGTGGTGCTCAACATTGCCTTCGGCGAGCCGACCATGGCGGTGGACACGCATGTATTCCGTGTCAGCAACCGCACCGGCCTTGCGCCGGGAAAAAATCCGCTCGAAGTCGAGCTGGAATTGAACCGCGTGATTCCCGCGCGCTTCATGACGCACGCGCATCACTGGCTGATCCTGCACGGGCGCTACACTTGTCTGGCGCGCAATCCAAAATGCCCGGCCTGCATCGTCAACGACCTTTGCCGCTGGCCGGAAAAGACGCTCTAG
- a CDS encoding sulfate transporter family protein: MISDALGAFAQVFSPPLRKVLLKSIGLAILLLIALGAGLQWLLRFLLPLAHPYDYIAEILLGLLTLVVAFFAMAPVTSAIGAIFADEVAGEVEHTNYPADPPGKPLPLAQALFLSAKFFGVVLAVNIAAVILWFVIPVLNVGVFYVANAYLLSREYFEMAAMRFRTPEEARALRRANAVPVFVSGLVIAAIVAVPVLNLITPVFATAFMVRRHKRFMPKREILPPYRGAGI, from the coding sequence ATGATTTCGGATGCCCTTGGCGCGTTCGCGCAGGTCTTCTCGCCGCCGCTTCGCAAGGTTTTGCTGAAGTCGATCGGCCTTGCGATCCTGCTGCTCATCGCGCTGGGCGCAGGCTTGCAGTGGCTGTTGCGGTTCCTGTTGCCGCTCGCGCATCCCTACGACTACATCGCGGAAATCCTGCTCGGCCTGCTTACGCTGGTCGTCGCGTTCTTCGCGATGGCGCCGGTCACATCCGCGATCGGCGCGATCTTCGCGGACGAAGTCGCCGGCGAGGTGGAACACACGAACTATCCGGCCGATCCGCCCGGCAAACCGCTACCACTGGCGCAGGCTTTGTTTCTGTCGGCGAAATTTTTCGGCGTCGTGCTCGCCGTGAACATCGCCGCGGTGATTTTGTGGTTTGTCATTCCGGTGCTGAACGTAGGCGTGTTCTATGTCGCGAACGCCTATCTGCTTTCGCGCGAATATTTCGAGATGGCGGCGATGCGTTTCCGCACGCCGGAAGAAGCGCGGGCCTTGCGGCGCGCGAACGCGGTGCCGGTCTTCGTCTCCGGCCTCGTGATCGCGGCCATCGTCGCGGTGCCGGTGCTCAACCTGATCACGCCGGTTTTCGCCACCGCCTTCATGGTGCGGCGGCACAAGCGCTTCATGCCGAAACGTGAAATCCTGCCGCCGTATCGCGGCGCGGGGATCTAG
- a CDS encoding lipo-like protein, giving the protein MTDQVFGFLSRRIVKYLESPSPGADMHTPSDQDAMAAVLQAGDVILVEGNSRVSGIIKYLTQSTWSHAALYVGPRFNKRGMDGTPHVLIEANLGQGVVTAPLSKYKDFHTRICRPVGLSDDDREQVVSYMMKRLGIEYDVKNIIDLMRYLIPAPIPQRFRRRMLSFGSGVPTKVICSGLIAQAFEAVRYPILPRIELIDSKEKRREILHIRHHSLYMPRDFDISPYFRIVKPTIELGFDYRKLRWANRPLPPEEERDAAPRPLAEGGNPPLVPELPVPAETPIAASLRA; this is encoded by the coding sequence ATGACCGACCAGGTATTCGGCTTTTTGAGCCGCCGCATCGTCAAATACCTCGAATCGCCCTCGCCGGGCGCGGACATGCACACGCCGAGCGATCAGGACGCGATGGCCGCGGTGCTGCAAGCCGGCGACGTCATCCTGGTCGAAGGCAATTCGCGCGTCTCCGGCATCATCAAGTATCTCACCCAATCGACGTGGTCGCACGCGGCGCTGTATGTCGGGCCGCGCTTCAACAAGCGCGGCATGGACGGCACCCCGCATGTGCTGATCGAGGCCAACCTCGGACAGGGCGTCGTCACCGCGCCGCTCTCGAAGTACAAGGATTTTCACACGCGCATCTGCCGCCCGGTTGGCCTCAGCGACGACGACCGCGAACAGGTCGTCAGCTACATGATGAAGCGGCTCGGCATCGAATACGACGTGAAGAACATCATCGACCTGATGCGCTACCTGATTCCCGCGCCGATCCCGCAGCGTTTCCGCCGCCGCATGCTGTCCTTCGGTTCCGGCGTGCCTACAAAAGTGATCTGCTCCGGCTTGATCGCGCAGGCGTTCGAAGCCGTGCGCTATCCGATCCTGCCGCGCATCGAACTGATCGACAGCAAGGAAAAGCGCCGCGAGATTCTCCACATCCGGCATCACTCGCTCTACATGCCGCGCGACTTCGACATTTCTCCTTATTTCCGCATCGTGAAGCCGACCATCGAACTCGGCTTCGACTACCGCAAGCTGCGCTGGGCGAACCGGCCGCTGCCGCCCGAGGAGGAGCGTGATGCTGCGCCCCGCCCTTTAGCGGAAGGCGGCAACCCGCCGCTGGTTCCTGAACTTCCCGTCCCCGCAGAAACACCGATCGCCGCTTCTCTCCGCGCATAA
- a CDS encoding FAD-dependent oxidoreductase, with translation MPAHFDRRTLLKAALLSALPAALPRGAFAQMPREVDVIIVGAGAAGIAAARRLSAQGRSHVILEALPRIGGRIAGTISPFGTPADLGAHRLYTPRQNPLVAYAEANKFELYAPLLSRRLYLGMREARDAEYDDFTAAVRRTARAIAAAGEVGQDLPATSVLPDLGDWHGTASFLLGPLTSGVELDRVSTVDFSRAAERSEELAARAGMAALILAVSRGIPVQLNTAVRAIQVAAKRNVVVETARGAVQAHAVIVTASPGVLAAGMIRFSPSLPERISSALSRMTMGVQNRVAFELPGNPLRLKDDETILFRALGRRTMRLVGRVGGTDTAYADIGGAFARELSGAGEREMLAFVREMLTAHFGADVAKRVGWSAIARWDREEYFRGSHAAVQPGFAGARRTLFDAANERIFFAGEAIHETHYGTVAGAMLSGERAALAALRVLPAKR, from the coding sequence ATGCCTGCACATTTCGACCGCCGCACGCTGCTGAAGGCAGCGCTCCTCTCCGCATTGCCCGCCGCGCTGCCGCGCGGCGCGTTCGCGCAAATGCCGCGCGAAGTGGATGTCATCATTGTCGGCGCGGGTGCGGCCGGGATCGCCGCCGCGCGCAGACTATCGGCGCAAGGCCGCAGCCACGTCATTCTCGAAGCGCTGCCGCGCATCGGCGGCAGGATTGCCGGAACCATTTCTCCGTTCGGCACGCCTGCCGATCTCGGCGCGCATCGCCTCTATACGCCGCGGCAAAATCCGCTGGTTGCCTATGCGGAAGCGAACAAGTTCGAACTCTACGCGCCGCTGCTTTCGCGCCGTCTCTATCTCGGCATGCGCGAGGCGCGCGACGCCGAATACGACGACTTCACCGCCGCCGTGCGCCGCACCGCGCGCGCCATCGCCGCAGCCGGCGAGGTGGGACAGGATTTGCCCGCGACTTCCGTGCTGCCCGATCTCGGCGATTGGCACGGCACGGCTTCCTTTCTGCTTGGTCCGCTGACGAGCGGCGTCGAACTCGACCGCGTCTCCACGGTGGATTTCAGCCGGGCAGCCGAACGCAGCGAGGAACTCGCCGCCCGCGCGGGCATGGCGGCGCTGATCCTCGCCGTCTCGCGCGGAATCCCGGTTCAGTTGAATACGGCGGTGCGCGCGATTCAGGTCGCGGCGAAGCGCAACGTCGTGGTCGAGACCGCGCGCGGCGCGGTGCAGGCTCACGCCGTCATCGTCACGGCATCGCCGGGCGTGCTGGCGGCCGGGATGATCCGTTTCTCGCCGTCGCTGCCGGAACGCATTTCATCGGCGCTATCGCGCATGACCATGGGCGTGCAGAACCGCGTCGCGTTCGAATTGCCGGGCAATCCGCTGCGCCTGAAAGACGACGAAACGATTCTGTTCCGCGCGCTCGGCCGCCGCACCATGCGTCTCGTCGGGCGGGTCGGCGGAACGGATACCGCCTACGCCGATATCGGCGGCGCCTTCGCGCGCGAACTTTCCGGCGCGGGCGAGCGCGAGATGCTCGCCTTCGTGCGCGAGATGCTCACCGCACATTTCGGCGCGGACGTCGCGAAGCGCGTCGGCTGGTCCGCCATCGCGCGCTGGGACCGGGAAGAATATTTTCGTGGTTCGCACGCCGCCGTGCAGCCGGGATTCGCCGGCGCGCGGCGCACGCTGTTCGACGCCGCGAACGAGCGCATCTTCTTCGCGGGCGAAGCGATCCACGAAACCCACTACGGCACGGTCGCGGGCGCAATGTTGTCCGGCGAACGCGCCGCGCTGGCGGCGTTGCGCGTATTGCCCGCCAAACGATGA
- the pheT gene encoding phenylalanine--tRNA ligase subunit beta: MKFTLSWLKDYLTTDATVAEIAEKLTEVGLEVESIEDKAATLAPFVVANVISAEKHPNADKLRVCMVDIGDGNPIQVVCGAPNARGGMKAVFARPGTTIPASGDVLKIGAIRGVESRGMLVSEREMGLSDEHSGIIEMPADAPLGKPFAEVLGLNDPVFDVAVTTNRPDALGVHGIARDLAAAGLGTFNDKPPKNIPGKFPCAIKVKIEAPELCPAFAIRVIKGVKNGASPEWLQKRLRAIGLRPINALVDITNLLTHDRSRPLHVFDAAKVKGNLVVRRAKQGEKILALDGKTYELDETICAISDDVAVESLAGVMGGEESGVSEATTDVVVESALWNPLNIAQTGRKLGLNSDARFRFERAVDPGFMLPGLELATQLILEMCGGEPSEVFTAGEVPDTSRVIDFPVSEPKRLTGIEIKADEIKRILAALGFTTAGAGETLKVSPPSWRGDIEGKADLVEEVVRIAGLERVPQTPFERDDHARKPVLTTLQKRTRAAKRALAARGSLEGVTWSFISKEHAERFGGGAAALALSNPIASDLSDMRPSLIPGLALAGQKNADRGYADVALFEVGQIFLGDKPEEQLMAATSLRRGAAKVSGSGRHWQGSSGNVDVYDAKSDALTVLAACGAPTDKVQIVAGGPNYLHPGRSGTIQLGPKLVLGYFGELHPLTLDALDIEGPVSVAEIFLDRLPEQKAKPTKVKPKLDLSPFQPVTRDFAFLVDRKVTAAEIIRAAQAADKTLIEAVDVFDLYEGKGVPEGKKSLAIAVTLQPREKTLTDAEIDAVAKKIVDEVSKKTGATLR; this comes from the coding sequence GTGAAGTTCACCCTCTCCTGGCTGAAGGATTATCTCACGACCGACGCGACGGTCGCGGAGATTGCCGAAAAGCTGACGGAAGTCGGCCTCGAAGTGGAATCCATCGAGGACAAGGCGGCGACGCTCGCTCCCTTCGTGGTCGCGAACGTGATCTCCGCCGAGAAGCATCCGAACGCTGACAAGCTGCGCGTCTGCATGGTGGACATCGGCGACGGCAATCCGATTCAGGTCGTCTGCGGTGCGCCGAATGCGCGCGGCGGGATGAAGGCCGTGTTCGCGCGTCCCGGCACCACGATCCCCGCGAGCGGCGACGTGCTGAAGATCGGCGCGATCCGCGGCGTGGAATCGCGCGGCATGCTCGTTTCCGAGCGCGAGATGGGCCTGTCCGACGAACATTCCGGCATCATCGAAATGCCGGCCGACGCGCCGCTCGGCAAACCGTTCGCTGAAGTGCTCGGCCTCAACGATCCCGTGTTCGATGTGGCGGTGACGACGAATCGTCCCGACGCGCTCGGCGTGCATGGCATTGCGCGCGACCTCGCGGCCGCAGGCCTCGGTACGTTCAACGACAAGCCGCCGAAAAATATTCCCGGCAAGTTTCCCTGCGCCATCAAGGTGAAGATCGAAGCGCCGGAGCTTTGCCCCGCATTCGCGATCCGCGTGATCAAGGGCGTGAAGAACGGCGCTTCGCCGGAATGGCTGCAAAAGCGCCTGCGCGCCATCGGCCTTCGTCCGATCAACGCGCTGGTCGATATCACGAACCTGCTCACCCACGACCGCTCGCGCCCGCTGCATGTCTTCGACGCGGCGAAGGTGAAGGGCAATCTCGTCGTGCGGCGCGCGAAGCAGGGCGAAAAAATCCTCGCGCTCGACGGCAAAACCTACGAACTGGATGAAACGATCTGCGCGATCTCCGACGACGTTGCCGTGGAATCGCTCGCGGGCGTGATGGGCGGCGAGGAAAGCGGCGTTTCGGAAGCGACCACGGACGTCGTCGTCGAATCCGCGCTGTGGAACCCGCTCAACATCGCGCAGACCGGCCGCAAGCTCGGCTTGAATTCGGACGCGCGCTTTCGTTTCGAGCGCGCGGTCGATCCGGGTTTCATGTTGCCGGGCCTGGAGCTTGCGACGCAGCTCATTCTCGAAATGTGCGGCGGCGAGCCTTCGGAAGTTTTCACCGCGGGCGAAGTGCCGGACACCAGCCGCGTGATCGATTTCCCGGTCAGCGAACCGAAACGCCTCACCGGCATTGAAATCAAGGCCGACGAAATCAAGCGCATCCTTGCGGCACTCGGCTTCACGACCGCGGGCGCCGGCGAGACGCTGAAAGTCTCGCCGCCGAGCTGGCGCGGCGACATCGAAGGCAAGGCGGATCTCGTCGAAGAAGTCGTGCGCATCGCGGGACTTGAGCGCGTGCCGCAAACTCCGTTCGAGCGCGACGACCATGCGCGCAAGCCCGTGCTGACCACATTGCAGAAGCGCACCCGCGCCGCGAAGCGTGCGCTTGCCGCGCGCGGCTCGCTGGAAGGCGTGACGTGGTCTTTCATCTCGAAGGAACATGCCGAGCGTTTCGGCGGCGGCGCGGCCGCGCTCGCACTGTCGAATCCCATCGCGTCGGATCTTTCCGACATGCGCCCAAGCTTGATTCCGGGCCTCGCACTGGCCGGGCAGAAGAACGCAGATCGCGGCTACGCAGATGTCGCGCTGTTCGAGGTCGGCCAGATTTTCCTCGGCGACAAGCCGGAAGAACAGTTGATGGCGGCCACTTCGCTGCGCCGGGGCGCGGCCAAGGTTTCCGGTAGCGGCCGTCACTGGCAAGGCTCGTCCGGCAATGTCGACGTCTACGACGCGAAAAGCGACGCGCTGACCGTGCTTGCCGCCTGCGGCGCGCCGACCGACAAGGTGCAGATCGTGGCGGGCGGGCCGAACTATCTGCATCCGGGCCGTTCCGGCACGATCCAGCTTGGGCCGAAACTCGTGCTCGGCTATTTCGGCGAACTGCATCCGCTCACGCTCGACGCGCTCGACATCGAGGGTCCGGTATCGGTTGCGGAAATTTTCCTCGACCGGCTTCCCGAACAAAAGGCCAAGCCGACGAAGGTAAAGCCGAAGCTCGATCTCTCGCCGTTCCAGCCGGTGACGCGCGACTTCGCGTTCCTCGTCGACCGCAAGGTCACGGCGGCGGAGATCATCCGCGCCGCGCAGGCCGCCGACAAAACGCTGATCGAAGCGGTCGATGTGTTCGACCTCTACGAAGGCAAAGGCGTGCCGGAAGGAAAGAAGTCGCTTGCGATTGCTGTCACGTTGCAGCCGCGCGAGAAGACGCTCACCGACGCCGAGATCGACGCCGTCGCGAAGAAGATCGTGGACGAAGTCTCGAAGAAGACCGGCGCGACGCTGCGCTAA